A stretch of DNA from Ranitomeya variabilis isolate aRanVar5 chromosome 1, aRanVar5.hap1, whole genome shotgun sequence:
TTTAGCGCTTCAGTAATGGCAGGGACGGGACCTAGAAGAATGAGATGTTAGATAGAAGCAGGTGCTACAGACAGAAGCCTCGCCGAGTATGGTTTCATCACCAAAAACAGATTCACAAAATCCATGTTTCCTGGTCAGTTCCTGGACTGGCTGCGAGTCTCTTGACCCGAACTCGGCAGCCTCATAGGCATTTGGACCATGAAACGCAGATGCTCTACAGAAATGTCTTTAACTGCAAGCCCAATTTATTAGGGATTTTTTTCCCCCTCCATCTTAAGAAATGGTTGCGTTCTCCGGCCAGAGCAATCATAGTGAAAACTATTTAAAAAGGATTAGGACACCTTCGGAGACTAAAAACCATATAACTACATCTGGACTATAAAGTCTGGACGGTCCACACTTTACTCTGCACTGACATTCTAAAACTTCAATGCAGAGTAAGCAGCTTGCACAAGAATGTGGAGCTGTGAGGGCGAGGAGCCAGCTGTCAGACACAGACTCCTCACTGAGAAAGATTTACCTTCACCTTCTACACAACGCTGAATGAGCACTTAACTATACAGATTAGGAAGCGATTAAGAAGCACTTACCCTGCTTACTCCTCCAGACCCTGTGGTCATGTCATTACTGAGTGTAGGGAGGGAACAGAAGCTGCTGGGTCCTAGTAGACCCACTGAGCTCTGCTATACAGGCAGGAAGCTGAATGTTTCCTGCAACTGGGGCTGATAAATACACCAGTCCCAATTacgaaatgtaaaataaaaaaggacTATATTAATATGTTAAAATCCCCCTCATAAGATATTTTTAAAACCTTATTGGAGGGGCAgtatgtgaaattaaaaaaaaaaaaagtggaaaatacaTATATTTCTTGCTTGTCTTTACATTTCCCTCTGATCTCAGCACAAAATAAAAATGAAGATGGGCTAAAGCAGTCATTTTAGAAATTCGGTTTTATTTGAAATGTTTTTTGTTAACTGTTAATTTGTCAGGGAGCTCGATCCAATGGAGGGTTTCACTTTTTTGCCTGCCTTTTTCTgaactgatttatgaccacagaacaCATCAAGGTTAAAGCGGAACTTTGggttcataaatcagctgagaaaaaGATAAAATAGTTACAAACTGTCCAAACAGAACAAAGGAAACAAAGCGCTTGTAAAAGACAAATTGTGAAACATTTTTAATGTAACACGAATGAAAATTAATTTTATAGATAAGACAAATTTaaggaaagtagaaaaaaaaaagcccaattAATTATTAAAAATGCAAATTTTCTGACTTCACCATGTCCGAGGAGAACATATTTTCTTACCAATGCCCATGATCTTGGGATCACATCCTGATACGTGGTAGGCCACAATCCTGGCCAGAGGAGTGAGCTTGTGCTTGGCGGCGGCTTCCTCGCTGGCTACAATGACGGCTCCAGCTCCATCGCAGATCCCCTGCAAAAGAGGAGAAGAGTCACTACCATGCCAGTCTGCTGGGAGGACATCACTCCAGGGGTCTCCTCCTCCACTCATGCATGGGACCCCCTTATCACTGCAAATTATAACCATTTTGACGACCTAAACAGGTGGTGACATCCCTCCTGACACGTCCTCTCTACTAAGTATTGTGCCCCCTGCACATGGCGTGGGTGGCAGCTGTGTTATGCAGCAGACGCCCAAGAGTAATTGCTGCAATTAAAGCTACCACCAATCACAAACGCCCCCAGCTACCGTGTTCACACACCAAGGAAACCCTGTGGCTGGGATCTATAGGAGATCAGCAGTTTTACAATACACGGCAGCATTAATGTGCATTGCATAGGCGATTGCAGGCTCAAGTCCCCAAGAGGAACAAAAAGATAAAATAACcacaaacatacatatatattgcGCCATACCATTGCATCACTTAAATGTAGCAGTCAGAATTTGGCAGTAGCGTTATTTTTTAAATGTCACTTCTGATAGTGCCAGGGGCGGcctgtataacacagctggcacctGTCCTATATGGAGAGGGCTCAGATCCTGAGCCTGCTCCGTACACTTGCACCCATCAATGTATAatgaaatgttgttgttttttcaaCTTACTATTTCAATTCATCAGAACCATTGAAAATTCTGCATTTAATGCAAATATTGCCCCCAACAATACTTGTATCCAGTCCAGACGATTCACTGATGAGACCAAATACCATTTTCACAATCCCCTCCAGACCTAATAATTCTGTAAAGAGTTTGCAAAAATACTGTGAAACATAaattactactttttttttttgtttacctataagatgcacttttaagcaagaaaaaaaaaaccttgctaaaAAGCACGTGCACATTTGATAGCCCGGGGACAACTGATCGAGGAGAACACCTTATATTAACGGGAGTATGATCATACGAAAAATACAGAATATTGCACAGTTGTTGGACGTTACACAATAACTACCAATCTGATTGCAAAATGACCTATGGAGCCACATAAAAGAAACAACATGCGCATCTCCTCACCGAGGCATTTCCTGCAGTCACAGCTCCATCTTTCTTAAACACGGGGGGCAGTTTTGCCATCTGTTCCAGGGTGGTCTGGGGTCTCGGGTGTTCATCTTGGTCCATTTTAATGGGTCCTTTCTTTGACTTTAATTCAATAGGAGCCATCTCTGCCGCAAAGTACCCGGCATCCTGAGCTGAAAACATAAATGACATGATTCACAGTATATATTCTAATCCTGTTTCTGAGTAGGGAAATAGCATGGAGTCTGTGGCGAAGGTGAAACTGCAACTGATAAATACAGTTGGTCGGTGCTGCTGTATGAGGTAGCAATATATGAAGCAATACAAGATGGATTCCTGTGTCTTCTAGATCAGCAGTATGAGAAACAACTATAGAGATAAAACATGTCAAGACTTCCTCAGCTTGTCTGTTGAGGGCTGTGTGTATAAAGTGAGAGAATCAGATAGCTGCTTTTAAAGGGTTTATGTCCTCCTCTAGTAAATGAAACCTTTAGAAGCAGCTATGTCCTCCTCTAGTAAATGAAACCTTTAGAAGCAGCTATGTCCTCCTCTAGTAAAATGAAACCTTTAGAAGCAGCTATGTCCTCCTCTATTAACTTAAATCATTAGAAGCAATTGTATCTTCTCTCTGTTTTTGGCTATATAATATACAGGGGCATCTTCTTACATTGCTATCAATCTTCTATATGAAGTAAAGCTCAGACTCTTGACTGGAGATCAgaaaaatgttcacttttttttttgctgatttacATCACATTGAGATGCATTAATTAATTCACCAAGTCAGTACTTGGCTTAAAATTAATTTACCAGGCAAAATTAGAGTTCATTCTTCCATTATTTTCTGCAGAGTCTCAACAAAATCATCAAAAAAGGTGAATTTCTTCGTTCCCTCTGAAATATGCCAAATCTGATAACCAGCTCTCCTTCTCTTGCTCACGGCTGGTATCTCCCAGAGATGAGAATCTCAGCAGATTTTGCACGCAATCTGGTAAAAAGTATACCCTCTGTCCCTGTAATAGGGTGAGAAATAATCTGATTTGGTAATCACATGTATTTGAGAATAGTCTTATAATTTCATCCTCTGCCACTTTTAAGTTTTGTTTTTGTTCAGAAGGGATAGGTCCACTTTAAGCCCGATTATCAGGATTTCATCAGCACCAGGCAATGTAACTGTACTGTACTCTGAAGGTAATTTGCACAGAAATATTAATAGTCTATTGGAGAGGAAGTAGTAACTCACCGGCTTTCCACCTCTGCTGAGTCTGGAAGGAATACTTATCACAGTCCTCTCTGGTAATGCTGTATTTTTCTGCCAGATTCTCAGCGGTGATAGCCATGGGGGTCTTGATGAGAGAATCAGTGAGACTGGCCCACAAGGTGTCTTCCATCTGGAATAAGAAATCTGCTGAAGTCAGTTATTAACTACTTTCGGAGTTTCGCCCATAGACATTAAACGTTCAGGCGGTGCTGAAACGTCGCTGCACGCGATCGTACGGGAGCGTGGAAGCAGCTGTCAGACACAGCCGGACTCCCCATACAGAAGGCAAAGGCAGTTTATTACTGTTTCTACCCTCTCAATcgctacacaaacacacacacacacacacacacacaacgaaAGCTGTGTATAAAGCGCTACTGGCTGCatttccactgtaactggggctaataacAGCCCCAGCTACAGGGGGGAAAAagataaattaaattaaaaaaaaataaaaaataaaaatcaggttttcatgtttttttttgacGATATCAATAGGAAAATAAATTAAATACATGTCTATTTGTACATTTGTTAAATACATGTTTAATTGTTCCCCTTTTTGCAACAATTATTTCTATATAGCGGaccttttaaataaaataaaataaaaaaaatagtctttAAATATTGAATTTCTCCACCAAAAAAGGTATTTTATGACCTTATGAGGGGCACAATATGTAAACTAAATTAATAAATAGTAGGCAAAAAAATAAAAGCCACTGCCCTAGCCAAATCTTTGCCATTTTTCTACATCCCtgttggggtacacaaaaaaaaaaaaagtattgagtTGGAGGAAGGTGAGGAATGACCTTGTGATGAGCTGGCTAATAAATTTGGGAAAAATCGGATTATACAAAATGGCCGTTCTGGAATTTCTTTTTAGTTGAAATATATTCAGCTGATTCTACAATCCTGatgagagttgagcgaatttttcaaagtTACCGTAATATCGGCTCCTAACTTGGTACCGAAGCGAATGTTCCTCACGGCGTACGGAGCCTGGCTCATGCTCTCGGCCCCTCCGCACAAAACGATTTCTGACTCCCGAAGGGCAATTTCCTGGTGTAGAGAAAAGTAAAAACATGACATAAATATAAAGCAGTATAAAGGGATGGGGGCTTCTGGTGGGATTCCTGGGGAGCTACAGAAAGTAAAAATATGTTGCATGTTTTTCAGAAGAGGAATCTATAGATGATGGCCGCCATCTTTAGGCTGTACAGCCCCTTCcaccttgctttacactgcagctctgcggtCATACACACTCCCGTCAGGCTATTTACTTACCTGACAGCCATTGACGATGGACTGGAAGCCGGAGCCGCAGAGCCTGTTGACAGTCAGAGCCGGGACAGGTATGGGTATTCCTGAGCGGAGGGCGACATGGCGAGTCAGGTATACGGCGTCTGTCGCCGTCTGCAACATTAAACCTCATAAGGTACGAAATACAGGAGAATACAAGGATGCATGCAGTAACATACGTCATACCTGAGCCACGTTCCCGTATATCACACTATCCACGGCGTCCGGGGCAACATTTCCCGCAGCGAGGGCGGCTTTTGCAGCGATTTCGCCCAGGTCAGTAGCCGTGCGGTCCTTCAGCACCCCGCCGTACGTGCCAAACGGCGTCCTCTTAGCCGCAACAACAAAAATACCTGGAAATAAATAAATGCAGTAGTCGATACAAAACGGCCCTccaactacaagtctcagcagacAGTGCCAGAAcccgctgggagttgtagtgtgaaCAGAAACTGATTTGTAAATACGGTAATGATGTGTGGCTtgtagcagcacagagtatttcagcagaggaGCGATTTCTGTAGGGAGATTTCTGTAGGGAGCGGTGACCTATCTGCTCATATGATGGAGGTCAGATCTGCACAGGATATCACAGGAGGATAAGGTGCGCATATCACAAGATCTATCTATGGGACGTGTCGCAGCAGGTTTCCGTTACACTGCGTCAGTAGCTTGTGCAGTGTAACCTTTGGAACAGCAATGGCTGACACTGACCCTTGCACCGGCCCTCTGCACATATCCGTCTGCTGAACTTCGGCTCAGCCACATCGTGTCATTCTCTTCAGAAAAGAGGATTAATCGGGCAGCGGAATAAAAAGTCTTATGACTGTCAGTCCAAATTGTTGTTTTAAgccatacaaaaaataaataaaacaaaatccaGTATATAAAGTTGTATTCTAATGGTCCACTGTGGTCTTGAAaaaccaacatttttatttttcctaaagttaacaaaaaaaaaaaaaaaaattgattataaAAATTAGGTCTCACATTTTACAAAGAAAAgccaaaaattatttaaataaccaaacgaaaaaacaacaacaaaaaaaatataatGCAGATGGTGGACTGCTGTACTAGTTCAGCTTTTATAACCCAGTGAAATgtttagagatagatagatagatagataaaaaacgcagcatttttcccacacacaaaaaaaaacccagataatcacctgctgataagtatgtgattgtatcacaactgaagtaaagcagcccagtaagtgacacatcactggaatcagggtctctgtctctacattatgctgctctcagattagggggcaaaatgaaagattccctttaacgcCGTAAGACGGTTAGAATACGTCAGGTCTCAGTTCCCGCAGAATGATGCGCTATACCAGTCAtgagtttaaggccggggtcacacttacgaatgtgatgcgagaaactcaggcGAATCTCTCGCACCTCGATACCTGGcagtgccgccggcactcaggaccagaacatgcggctgtatgtatttctatgcagctgatcgctctggtcctgagtgccgggtattgatgcgccagtttctcgcatcacactcgcaagtgtgaccccggaccCAAGAGAGAGAccaagtaagagaaaaaaaaaaaaaaaaaaaaagtaaaaatgaacaCTATTTCACTAATACAAATatttttgtaaaaacaaaaaataaaacaaagtacacatatttgttattgccgcatccgataacgacccgctctataacacTATCCCGTTAGTTAACCACTACAGTGAACACAATAAAAAACAATGCATTTTCGTCATAACTCTGACAAAGAGTATAacgagatcaaaaagacatatataaataataatggtgCCACTGAAAAAGtcatcctgtcccgcaaaaaaGCCGGCATACAGCTCCGCCAGcgggaaaaaaataaagttgtagctctcagaatacagtgatgcaaaaaaaaaaattagttttattGTGTAGAAGcggcaaaacatgaaaaagaacaaacaaaaaatgatatcaatatggtatcgctgtaatcgtactgacccaaagaataaatctgccttattaattttaccacatgcggaacggtataaaaaaaaaaacaaaacaacaacaacaaaataaTAATGAGCCACTGTTGCTGCCTGGAGAGGGAGATCAGAGCATacaaacttaaggccccgtctcacacagcgacgctgcagcgatacagacaacgatgctgatcgctgttttgtcgctgtgtggtcgctggggagctgtcacacagaccgctctccccagcgaccaacgatcaggggaacgacttcggcatcgttgaaactgtcttcaacgatgccgaagtccccctgcagcacccggtaaccagggtaaacatcgggttactaagcgcagggccgcgcttagtaacccgatgtttaccctggttaccaaaaaaaacaaacagtacatactcgcctttcggtgtccaggtcccttgccgtctgcttcctgctctgacagtgccgctgtacagtgagagcagagcgcagcggtgacgtcactgctgtgatctgctctcactttccggccggcagtcagagcaggaagcag
This window harbors:
- the ACAA2 gene encoding 3-ketoacyl-CoA thiolase, mitochondrial translates to MALLRGIFVVAAKRTPFGTYGGVLKDRTATDLGEIAAKAALAAGNVAPDAVDSVIYGNVAQTATDAVYLTRHVALRSGIPIPVPALTVNRLCGSGFQSIVNGCQEIALRESEIVLCGGAESMSQAPYAVRNIRFGTKLGADITMEDTLWASLTDSLIKTPMAITAENLAEKYSITREDCDKYSFQTQQRWKAAQDAGYFAAEMAPIELKSKKGPIKMDQDEHPRPQTTLEQMAKLPPVFKKDGAVTAGNASGICDGAGAVIVASEEAAAKHKLTPLARIVAYHVSGCDPKIMGIGPVPAITEALKKAGLTLKDMDLVEVNEAFAAQYLSVEKALGLDREKTNVNGGAIALGHPLAASGSRIIAHLTHELRRRGGRYAVGSACIGGGQGIAIILENVV